Sequence from the Segatella copri genome:
TAGGAAGATGGATAAATCTGATAGAACAGTGCATCACTCAACCAAGCCGGTCCCTTCTTCTGTTCTGCCTGAGCAGAAAGTGTGGTTGCTGCCAAAGCAGCAACCAACAGCATTTTATTCATTCTTTTCATGAGCATCATTATTAATCCAAGAAAAATTTCTCTCATAACAACTTAAAATCCTGCATTTTATTGCGCAAGAATGCTTATAGCGAATCCACCACCTGCAACGGAGTGCAACTTCAAGACAGACTTACTGGTCACAGTTTTCTTCGTGATGACATAAGCCTGCGGATTGGTCTTGTAGTTGGCATTCTTTGCATCCTGATAGATGGTAGCCACATACTTCTTGCCCTTCTCGAGGAAATCGAGCTTTACGGTAGACTGATGAGCCTTCATGCCCGTAACGCCACCGACAAACCAGTTATCAGAACCCTTTGCCTTGCGGGCAGCGGTGATATACTCCATTGGTTCAGCCTCCAGATAGATAGACTTGTCCCAATCTACAGCCACATCCTTGATAAACTGGAAGGCATCCATGTGCTTCTCGTAATTCTCAGGGAAATCGGCAGCCATCTGCAATGGACTGTACATCGTTACATAAAGTGCCAACTGACCGCAGATGGTAGAGTTGCAATGTGAACCATTGGCGCAATCCATTTCAAAGATACCCGGTGTATAATCCATCGGACCACCCTGCAGACGGGTGAAAGGCAAGATGGCGGTATGTCCCGGTTTGGTACCTCCGAAAGCCTGATATTCAGTACCGCGAGCACTCTCGTTGCCAATCAGGTTAGGATAAGTGCGGCAGAGACCGGTAGGACGCACAGCCTCATGGGCATTTACCATGATTTGATAATCGGCAGCACGGGTTACGGCATGCAGATAGTGATTGATTTCCAACTGACTGTAGTGATGCTCGCCACGAGGAATGATGTTGCCCACATAACCGCTCTTCACTGCATCGTAGCCATAATCCTTCATCAACTGATAAGCTCTGTCCATATACTTCTCGTAGTTCATTACAGAAGAGGAGGTCTCATGATGCATGATAAGCTTCACTCCCTTTGAATGTGCATACTCATTGAGTGCCTTGATGTCGAAATCTGGATATGGAGTCAGGAAATCGAATACCTTTTCCTTCATATAGCCACTCCAGTCTTCCCAACCGATGTTCCATCCTTCTACCAGGACTGCATCGAAACCATGGGCTGCAGCAAAGTCGATGTAACGGCGTACATTGGCATTGTTGGCAGAATGTTTGCCCGATGGCTTGGCATGTACATAGTCGGTTCCATCCAACTTCACGGTAGGATAATCATGGGTATAAGCCCACTCTCCCTTACCTGAAATCATCTCCCACCATACACCTACATACTTTACAGGATGAATCCAGGAGGTATCCTTGATCTTGCAAGGCTCATTGAGATTGAGAATCAGGTTGGAAGACAATACCTTGCGAGCATCATTTGTAATGACCATCGTACGCCAAGGGCTCTTGAACGGAGTCTGCACATATCCCTTCATTCCCTGTGCATCTGGAGTAAGCCAAGAGGTAAAGGTCATGCTCTTGTCATCCAGATTCAGGTGCATGGCTGGATAATCCACCAGAGCAGCCTCATGCAGATTGATGTAGATACCGTCATCTGTCTTCAACTGGAGTGAGGTCTGTACACCGGTATCCGAAAAGACGGTTTGTGAGAGATTGCCACTAACAGCAGCATGCAAGGCTGGACGAATGCCAGACAGACGGGTCTTGGTGTATTCATATTCCTGGGTATCATAATCACCAGGAATCCACCAGGCGGTATGATCGCCCGTCATGGCAAACTCAGTACGCTCTTCCTTGATGGTAAAGTAGTTGAGACTGCCTTTCTGTGGGAACTCATAGCGCAATCCTACTCCATCGTCATAAACACGGAAGCGAACGTTCATATAACTGTCTGTAGAATTCTGCTTCAACTCTACCAGCATATCATTATAATGATTGCGGATAGACTTGTTCTCTCCCCAAACAGGAGTCCAGGTCTCGTCGAAAGTGGAAGTCTTCTCATTGATGACACTAAAATCAGAAAGCAGATCCTTGCCATCCTTGCCGCCCTTAGCGAGCTGATAACCCAGACGGCTAGGCTTGATGATGGTCTTACCCTGATAGGTCACACTATAGGTAGGTACAGTGCCATCCAAAGTGAAGTTCACCTTGATTTGTCCGTTAGGAGAAGTGATATCTCCAGCATCTGCCGAGATGCCAAAAGCCATCAGAAGGCTTGCGAGCAAAAAGAGTTTTTTCATATTTTTTATTTTTTGTTTATAATATTCAATACCGAATTCATATAAAATTACAATTTTCCTTGGAACGCTCCAATGAGAAATATTTCCTCATTGGAGCTAACCATTACTTGGTATAACCAGGATTCTGGTGGAGTTTCTTGTTCAAGTTGAGCACGGCATAAGGGATAGGATAAACCATGGTATAGCCCTGCGTATCATCATTGTAATCACCTGCAGAAGCATTGTGGGTCACACCATTGAAGCGGTCTGCAGTAGGCTCTGTAAAGGTACAGAATCTGATCTGGTCTTGGCGGCGTACTCCCTCCCAAGCCAGTTCCAGCATACGTTCATCCAGAATGTCATTGAGCGTAAGTTCTGTACGAAGTGTAGCAGCAACACGGCCACGAACCTCATTGACAATTGTGAGAGCCTCAGCCTTGTTACCCATACGATACTCAGCCTCAGCCTTCAAAAGCAAGGCATCGGCATAACGCCAGATCACCAAGTCGTTGTTGAAGCTATACTGCTGGGTAGTGGACTTGTCAAACTCATACTTCTTCATTCTGGCACCGGAACACTTCATGGCATGAGGGTCATCGGTAGCAGTGAAATCCACCTTTACAGCCAATGGCATATACTCCAGTGGCTTATCTGTAGCACCGTCCTCTACAGCCTTTCCTGTCTCCTCCATATAATCCTTATCGGTATAGAAGTTGAGTTTCAGACGAGGGTCAGGGTTAGCCGTTCCATAGCCATATACCAGCATCTGCTGCTTGGAAGAGCAGGCTCCATTCCAGCCCTGGTAACCGATGGCACCACCATGGTTGTAATGCAGGGTGCGGACGATGTTGTAATCCTCTATCTTATAGTTGACGCAATCATTTGGGCGGGTCCAGATATTCTCCACGGAATTCTGGTTGGCTACGATGAAGTTATCTGCATAGCTAGGCTGCAGGCGGTAACCCAAGCTGGCAATCTGATCAGCACAATAGGCTGCCGTTTCCCACGCATTGCGAGTTTCACCATCCAAAGTGATTTTAATCTTTTTGCCCATTTCCGAAATAGTATTTCCCTGCTCCTCGCTGGCAGTAGCCTTGCCGCTCTTGTCTGTACCAACAAAGGCACTATAGCTGGTTGGAGTGGTATCATCGATGGTATAGACCGGTGCATTGATGGCACACTTAGCCATACACATATATGCCACAGCCTTAGTGATACGGCCATAATATTCACCCTCGTTCTGGCTCTTACTGTCTGAAAGATGAGGAATACATTCAGCCAATTCTGAAGTGACAAACTTGAAGACATCAGAGCGGTTGGACTGCTCCACCTCGTTAGCACTCACCTCAGAAGAAACAACCAATGGCACCTGTCCGAAGAGATCCATCACATAGTAATAATAGACAGCACGAAGGGCTCTCAATTCATATACATATCCAGCATACTCCGGATGTTCACCCAGGTACTTGTTGAGTCGGTCGATAGAAGAATTGGCAAGACCGATGACACGATACAGGTTGTTCCACACATCGTTATACTTGCTTACAGACGACTCGAAGTTGTGAAGGAAAATGTTCTGCCAGGCTCCACCATCTACCCAGTCACCCTGGCGACCAGGAATCATACTGGCATCAGAAGAGAACTCCTGGAAGGTATGCACAGAACCACCATCACTTCCATACAATCCATTGCCGATGGAAGAATATACGTTAGCCACTGTGTTTACATATACCAGCTTAGAGGTACTGAAAGCCTCCTTCTCAGAAAACTTGCTTCGTGGAGTCTCATCCAGTGAGCAACTAGCCAGTAATATCGATGAAAGAAGCATCGAGCCTATAATATATTGTTTCATAACTGTAATCCTTTATATATTAATAATGTAATTCTTAATTCAATAGTTCGTTAAAATTTGAGATAATGGCTAAGCAGCTTTACGTTGCCAGCCAAAGAGTTCTTTGATAGTATGACTAATTAACTTTCGGTTCGGTATTCTCCGACACTTGTTGAAAATTAATTTAGCGATGTATGTGCTTGCCATAATCTCCTTGAAAGAAGCCATGGAATACGGCAATTCATTTTCCTTCATCATCACTTTCGCAACATTCTGTGATGCGAATGATGCATTATAGGAAAAGTCCAACTGGTTCTTGTGTCTTGCTTGGCAATGCGTAAGACCAGTATATTGCTTTGCATCGCGAAAACAAAACTCTATTTGGAATCTTGAGCGGTATGTGCGCAACACTTCCTCACCCGACATGGATGTCTTTGTTGAGAAGAAAAGCTTGTGTTTTCCGTTCGGCATAACCCAAATGACAAGGCGCACTTTCTGCTTCAATGCCTTTGAATAGGCTATGAGTGTGTAGGCTGTGCCTTCAAGTCCTTCAATATGCAACTCTGCCATACGTGTGAGGTCAAGTTTCTTGTAGTTGATTTTTCCGTCAAGTGTCTTGGGACGTCCAGGCTTATTGGAACGAGGTCCCGTATACACATAATATAGGCTCGCAGTATCCCTGAAGCGGCTGACAAGATGGAAACCGCACTCTTTGATTCCGTCCACAAACGGACGGATAGAGAAGAAAGCGTCAGCGACAACAATATCGGTGACCTTCAACAAATCCTTCTTATAACGCTTGATGACCGCTATGTAATGTTGCACGAGAGTCATGTTACGCATTTTCAATTCTCCAGTAGATGGAGTCTGATGGGCGCGCAGCATCATGCAACTGTTGGCATGGACATCGACAAGTGCAAGCCCCATGATTTCAAGCCCATGCTTCATGGAACTTGCACAACCGGACCAGAAAGTACCGATATGCGGAGTCTTCTTACCCGACTTGCTGATGTAGCTCGGATCGATGGCTATAGCCAATAGACCATCCATATTCAAGTAACGTCGGCATAGGGCAAGGTTGAACTTCACCCAGTCTATGCATTTAGCACGACCACGGTTGAAGTTCGTTCTGTAGGTCTGCTCACAATGGGTGCCGTAACGCTCCATTTGAGTGAAATTTATCTTTCTTTGTATCGTCATGTACAATAAAAGTATTTCCAAGAGTAGACTCTCGAAAGTTTTGCTTAACTTTGCAGATGAACTTTTGATAGCATCTCTGCATATTTCCGTATATTGGTTGAGTGGTTCTGATGTCATATAACTTTGAGCTTAGAGAACTATAAAGTTACTGATAATCAGCCACTTAACCAAATTTTATTAGTTATATTACGTTAATTAACTCTCTCATTTTCAATCGATTACATAAGAATTAACAGAGTATTGTTAATTAGAACTTGTTATCTATTCTATGTGAAAACATTTAGAAATTCACTGAGAGCGACAAAGTATAAGTACGGCTCAGAGGATAGATGTTCTTGTCGTCAACACCCAGATTGTCTCCACTGATGGTTGCAGAGTTGATCATTGGCGTCAAGCCCTTGTAACCCGTGAGAGTACAGATATTGTTGACCGACAACGACAGGTGAATGTTGTTGATGAATTTCCACTTGAGCATATCCTTGGTGAAGGTGTAGCCCAGAGAAGCGTATTCGAAGTTCATATAGTCACCCTTTTCCAACCAGTAGTCAGAAATCTGAACATCATGGATTCCCTTACCATTGTTGAGATGCTGTGCACCGCTCAGGATATTATAGGTTGGGAAATTACTCATATTGTTCAAGGTCATGGAGGTAGCATTGTAAATCTTATGACCGAAAGCACCGTTAAACTGCATAGTCAGATCCCAGTTCTTGTACTTGAAGCCCATATCCCAACCGAGGAAGTACTTAGGGATTGCCTGTCCGCAAACCTTGCGGTCGCCACTATCACCCGTATCAATGGTACCATTATCATCAAGGTCTTCGATGATATACTGTCCCTTCTCATCGATACCTGTGCAGTGAGGCAGATAGAATACACCTACAGGCTGTCCCTCAATGAGATAGGTTACGCCATTGTTATGCACCAGACCAGCCGCACCTACGGTGGCAACAGAGATATGCTCGCTCGTTGTCATAGGCTGTCCCTTGTAGGTACCGCTCAACTTCTTCAGCTTGTTCTTCTGATAAGAGAAATTCAAACCGGAATTGAAGGTGAAGTCCTTTGTCTTGATGATGTCACCTCGAACAGCCAGTTCAAATCCCATATTAGTCATGGTACCCATATTGGCCAACAGACGGTCGTAAGTGAAAGGAGGCACCGGCACCGTATAGGTATAAAGCATATCTGAAGTCTCAGAAGTGTACCAGTCGAAGGTTACGTTGAGACGCTGCTTGAACATCGACAGGTCGAAACCGGCATCAAATGTCTTCTTTACCTCCCACTTCAGATCAGGGTTGCTGTTAGAGGTAACCGCAAAAGTAGTACTTGTTGCGCCGTTGACGGTAGTTACACCATTTGGCTCCATCAGGGCGAGAGAAGTATAAGGATCGATAGCATCCTGATTACCGGTCACACCATATCCTGCACGAATCTTGAAATTGTCTATCTGCTTGATTTTCTTCATCCAAGGCTCATTGCTGATTACCCATGCCAAGGAAGCAGAAGGGAACCAGCCCCACTTCTGACCATTACCCAACTTAGAAGAACCATCGGTACGAACATTGACGGTAGCGATGTATTTGTCAGCCAGCATATAGTTGACACGAGCCATATAAGAGCTCAGGGTATATTCGGTGTAGTTAGACTGCAGATTACCCCAGCTCACATTGGCAGCAGCCTTCATGTTATTGAATTTGAAGTAGTTGGTATCAAATCCATGTGCCTCCTGTGAGTTCCAGTCGTAGGTATACTTCTGTCCCTCCATCAGAGCCAAGGCATCAATGTGATGCTTGCCGAAATCCTTGGAGAAATTCACCATGACGTTGCCCATATAGTCCTTGCGGTTGGTATTGGCGATATAAGCCCATCCGTTACCGTTCAGCTTACCCATCTGGATATTGTTAGGAATATAGAACTTATTGTCACGGTTCCAATAATTATATGAACCAAAGGCACTTACAGTGAGTCCGTCGATGATGTTGACCGTTGCCTTGCCATGAACATTGACAGAGGCATCCTTGTAGAAGTCATCAATATCGAGCAATCCCAGCGGATTCCAGACTTCACTGGCAAGCAAGTCCTCATCCCATTCACCCTTGTCGTTTCTTACATTAGGATAAGTAGGGTTATAGGCTGTAGCAGAATAGAACATCCTGTGCATATCATACTGGATATTGCTATTGCGCTGAGAACCGAATATGCCCAGTTCCAACTTCAGATGTTTGTCGAAGAGATACTGGGTTCCATCCAGCTTTGCTGTAAAATTCTTCATATCAGAATTCTTCAAGGCACCCTGACGGAGAACGAATCCCAGAGAAGCACGAAGACTGGAAGTGTCTGTACCAGAAGAGAAAGAAATATTATGATTCTGGGTGAGACCCACATTGCGCTCAATCTCCTCAAGGAAATTGGTATCGCCACCCATATCGGTATAGGTCAGACCCAAAGACTTGGCAGTCTCACGATATTCTGAAGCCGACATCAGATCCAGATTCTTATAGACTGTATTGACACCAAACTGGCCATTGTAGCTCAGGCTGGAATAGCCCAACTTACCCTTGGCTGTGGTAACAACGATGACACCGGAAGCACCACGTGAACCATACTGGGCAGTCTCAGAAGCATCCTTCAGGATGGTGAGACTCTCAATATCGCCAGGAGCCAGAGAATTGAACATCGTCATATCAGCAAAGACGCCATCGATGATAACCAACGGGTCGTTACCACCTGAAAGAGAAGAGGTTCCACGAACACGGATGCTTGGCGAACTGGTAGGGTCGCCGCCAGCCTGAGAAATGATAACACCCGCAACCTTACCTTTCAAGGCCTCGGCAGGACTGGTTACCACACCCTTGTTCATATCTTCCTTCTTAATGCGATCAACAGCACCCGACACCGTGCGCTTGCTGCCCACAGCATAACCAACGACAACCACCTCATCGAGCACCTCGTCGTTTTCTTTCAGCGAAACATTGATAACATGATTTCCCTTTACAGGAATTTCCTGAGTACGGTAGCCCAGATAAGAGAATACCAGGACGGCACCATCCTTAACATTGTCAAGCTTGTAGTTACCATCCAAGTCGGACACTGCACCATTCTTGGTATCTTTCACCAGAATGCTGGCACCAATGACAGGTTCACCTGTGGCATCTACCACCTGACCCTTAATGGTTGTCTGACCAAGAGCATTAAAAGTAATAAAGCATCCTGCTAACAGCAGACCTACTTTCTTTGAAAGGTTGTTTTTATCCATAATCTATAGGTTTATAACGATTAAAATTGTTTGATGCCGCAAAAGTACGTCAAAATTCAATAGGTTGTTGCGATTAGTAGGTTTTTGGTAGATTACCATTATCTACTATCCGATTTATCAGGCTGAATATCAGTAAATTAAATATTTTCAAAAAAAACACGTTAGTAGATGCGAGATTCTGAAAGTTTTTTATTACTTTTGCAGCAGAATCTTTAAAACATAAGAAACATGAGACATTTTATAACTATCGTACTACTGATACTACTACCACTATGCGCAAAAGCAGACAACAGCCAGCTCTACAAACAGCTGGATGCTGCCATAGAAAAACGTGCGCATTATGTAGAAGTAAAAGAGAAAAGTCTGAACGACATCAAGCAGGGTGCCAAATATGTAACCAGCAACGAGGACAAGCTCAAGCTTTACGAGCAACTCGCCAATGGATACAAAGCCTACGAGTATGATTCGGCGATGACTTACATAAAAAAAGGCCTTGTTCTTGCCCAAAAGAGCAACAACATCTTATATCATAAAAGATTCCAACTTAGCCAAACCAGCCTGCTTATCACACGTGGATTCTATGCTGAAGCAAAAAACATCATGCAGAAGATAGAACCCAAGGAAGAAGATCCGCTTGACTATCAGTTTCAATACTATTATACACTTTACGGACTATACAACAACTGGTCAACCTATTGTGAAAACAATGAATTCAGCAAGAATTACAACCAGCAGAAAGTGAAATACCTGAAGAAAGCAATAGAACTATCTCCAAAGAAAGATGCATTCTATTACTATCTGATGGGAGAATTATACTATTACAGCAATCAGCCCAACAATAACAAGACCATACAATGCTACAAAAAGGCACTGAGCATGGAAAAGACCAACAGCCGTCTGCATGCCATGACCGCCTTTGCGCTTTCTGAGATCTATCAGAAAGCCAACAACCTAGCGCTTATGGAGCATTACCTTCTGGTTGCAGCCATCTCAGACGTCACTTCTGCCACAAAAGAAAACGTAGCCCTACAGGACATCGCACTCTTCATCTACAAACATAAGACAAGAAGTCTGAAAAAAGCCCAGGAATACATCAATCTATCCCTGGAAGATGCTTATGCATACAACAACCGGTTGCGCCGCATTGAGATTTCATCCAAATTGCAGATGATTACCAATGCCTATACAGATGAAATCAGAGCCACCAACAGCATGCTCAACATTGCGCTGTCGGTCATTTTCCTGCTCTTGCTCGGAGTGGGTATAAGCAGTCTGTTCATCCGCAAGAAGAACAGGCTTCTGAAACAAAAGAAAGATGAAATCACAGCTACGTCGGCAAAAATGGAAATTCTAAATGAACAATTGCATCTCATCAACGACGAATTGAAGAATACCAATCAGAAACGCGAGAGATTGGTAAAGGTATATATTGACCTGAGCTATAAGAATATTGAGAGGATCCAAAAGCTACGAACATTGGCTGTAAGAAAGATAAAGGCCAACCAAAGCAAGGAACTGCTGAGTCTCCTCTCTTCCTCATCAAGTACAGAAAGGGAAAACAAGGAGTTTTTGACTGAATTCGACAAGTCTTTCCTAGCTCTGTACCCAACTTTTGTAAACGAACTG
This genomic interval carries:
- a CDS encoding glycoside hydrolase family 97 protein, which produces MKKLFLLASLLMAFGISADAGDITSPNGQIKVNFTLDGTVPTYSVTYQGKTIIKPSRLGYQLAKGGKDGKDLLSDFSVINEKTSTFDETWTPVWGENKSIRNHYNDMLVELKQNSTDSYMNVRFRVYDDGVGLRYEFPQKGSLNYFTIKEERTEFAMTGDHTAWWIPGDYDTQEYEYTKTRLSGIRPALHAAVSGNLSQTVFSDTGVQTSLQLKTDDGIYINLHEAALVDYPAMHLNLDDKSMTFTSWLTPDAQGMKGYVQTPFKSPWRTMVITNDARKVLSSNLILNLNEPCKIKDTSWIHPVKYVGVWWEMISGKGEWAYTHDYPTVKLDGTDYVHAKPSGKHSANNANVRRYIDFAAAHGFDAVLVEGWNIGWEDWSGYMKEKVFDFLTPYPDFDIKALNEYAHSKGVKLIMHHETSSSVMNYEKYMDRAYQLMKDYGYDAVKSGYVGNIIPRGEHHYSQLEINHYLHAVTRAADYQIMVNAHEAVRPTGLCRTYPNLIGNESARGTEYQAFGGTKPGHTAILPFTRLQGGPMDYTPGIFEMDCANGSHCNSTICGQLALYVTMYSPLQMAADFPENYEKHMDAFQFIKDVAVDWDKSIYLEAEPMEYITAARKAKGSDNWFVGGVTGMKAHQSTVKLDFLEKGKKYVATIYQDAKNANYKTNPQAYVITKKTVTSKSVLKLHSVAGGGFAISILAQ
- a CDS encoding RagB/SusD family nutrient uptake outer membrane protein: MKQYIIGSMLLSSILLASCSLDETPRSKFSEKEAFSTSKLVYVNTVANVYSSIGNGLYGSDGGSVHTFQEFSSDASMIPGRQGDWVDGGAWQNIFLHNFESSVSKYNDVWNNLYRVIGLANSSIDRLNKYLGEHPEYAGYVYELRALRAVYYYYVMDLFGQVPLVVSSEVSANEVEQSNRSDVFKFVTSELAECIPHLSDSKSQNEGEYYGRITKAVAYMCMAKCAINAPVYTIDDTTPTSYSAFVGTDKSGKATASEEQGNTISEMGKKIKITLDGETRNAWETAAYCADQIASLGYRLQPSYADNFIVANQNSVENIWTRPNDCVNYKIEDYNIVRTLHYNHGGAIGYQGWNGACSSKQQMLVYGYGTANPDPRLKLNFYTDKDYMEETGKAVEDGATDKPLEYMPLAVKVDFTATDDPHAMKCSGARMKKYEFDKSTTQQYSFNNDLVIWRYADALLLKAEAEYRMGNKAEALTIVNEVRGRVAATLRTELTLNDILDERMLELAWEGVRRQDQIRFCTFTEPTADRFNGVTHNASAGDYNDDTQGYTMVYPIPYAVLNLNKKLHQNPGYTK
- a CDS encoding transposase; this encodes MTSEPLNQYTEICRDAIKSSSAKLSKTFESLLLEILLLYMTIQRKINFTQMERYGTHCEQTYRTNFNRGRAKCIDWVKFNLALCRRYLNMDGLLAIAIDPSYISKSGKKTPHIGTFWSGCASSMKHGLEIMGLALVDVHANSCMMLRAHQTPSTGELKMRNMTLVQHYIAVIKRYKKDLLKVTDIVVADAFFSIRPFVDGIKECGFHLVSRFRDTASLYYVYTGPRSNKPGRPKTLDGKINYKKLDLTRMAELHIEGLEGTAYTLIAYSKALKQKVRLVIWVMPNGKHKLFFSTKTSMSGEEVLRTYRSRFQIEFCFRDAKQYTGLTHCQARHKNQLDFSYNASFASQNVAKVMMKENELPYSMASFKEIMASTYIAKLIFNKCRRIPNRKLISHTIKELFGWQRKAA
- a CDS encoding SusC/RagA family TonB-linked outer membrane protein; amino-acid sequence: MDKNNLSKKVGLLLAGCFITFNALGQTTIKGQVVDATGEPVIGASILVKDTKNGAVSDLDGNYKLDNVKDGAVLVFSYLGYRTQEIPVKGNHVINVSLKENDEVLDEVVVVGYAVGSKRTVSGAVDRIKKEDMNKGVVTSPAEALKGKVAGVIISQAGGDPTSSPSIRVRGTSSLSGGNDPLVIIDGVFADMTMFNSLAPGDIESLTILKDASETAQYGSRGASGVIVVTTAKGKLGYSSLSYNGQFGVNTVYKNLDLMSASEYRETAKSLGLTYTDMGGDTNFLEEIERNVGLTQNHNISFSSGTDTSSLRASLGFVLRQGALKNSDMKNFTAKLDGTQYLFDKHLKLELGIFGSQRNSNIQYDMHRMFYSATAYNPTYPNVRNDKGEWDEDLLASEVWNPLGLLDIDDFYKDASVNVHGKATVNIIDGLTVSAFGSYNYWNRDNKFYIPNNIQMGKLNGNGWAYIANTNRKDYMGNVMVNFSKDFGKHHIDALALMEGQKYTYDWNSQEAHGFDTNYFKFNNMKAAANVSWGNLQSNYTEYTLSSYMARVNYMLADKYIATVNVRTDGSSKLGNGQKWGWFPSASLAWVISNEPWMKKIKQIDNFKIRAGYGVTGNQDAIDPYTSLALMEPNGVTTVNGATSTTFAVTSNSNPDLKWEVKKTFDAGFDLSMFKQRLNVTFDWYTSETSDMLYTYTVPVPPFTYDRLLANMGTMTNMGFELAVRGDIIKTKDFTFNSGLNFSYQKNKLKKLSGTYKGQPMTTSEHISVATVGAAGLVHNNGVTYLIEGQPVGVFYLPHCTGIDEKGQYIIEDLDDNGTIDTGDSGDRKVCGQAIPKYFLGWDMGFKYKNWDLTMQFNGAFGHKIYNATSMTLNNMSNFPTYNILSGAQHLNNGKGIHDVQISDYWLEKGDYMNFEYASLGYTFTKDMLKWKFINNIHLSLSVNNICTLTGYKGLTPMINSATISGDNLGVDDKNIYPLSRTYTLSLSVNF
- a CDS encoding DUF6377 domain-containing protein, which encodes MRHFITIVLLILLPLCAKADNSQLYKQLDAAIEKRAHYVEVKEKSLNDIKQGAKYVTSNEDKLKLYEQLANGYKAYEYDSAMTYIKKGLVLAQKSNNILYHKRFQLSQTSLLITRGFYAEAKNIMQKIEPKEEDPLDYQFQYYYTLYGLYNNWSTYCENNEFSKNYNQQKVKYLKKAIELSPKKDAFYYYLMGELYYYSNQPNNNKTIQCYKKALSMEKTNSRLHAMTAFALSEIYQKANNLALMEHYLLVAAISDVTSATKENVALQDIALFIYKHKTRSLKKAQEYINLSLEDAYAYNNRLRRIEISSKLQMITNAYTDEIRATNSMLNIALSVIFLLLLGVGISSLFIRKKNRLLKQKKDEITATSAKMEILNEQLHLINDELKNTNQKRERLVKVYIDLSYKNIERIQKLRTLAVRKIKANQSKELLSLLSSSSSTERENKEFLTEFDKSFLALYPTFVNELNQQLTESAHIQLKENGEMPPILRVCALLRLGITESSKIAGILSYSPQTVYNYRSLLKNNAIDKEHFEENVLRLCMVIAD